The window TTATGAGAATCTATTAATAATGATTGGGATTTAGCATTTGTTgggtttttcttttatattattttcatttagaaatagtaattttatttgtttatttaagataattgtttcaaagtattttttatattaaaaagttaacaaCTATTACAATAAAGAAGAGACTCAGTCTACATTCTACACGTATGGGAGTTTTATATTCCTTAATTTTGATATGTAGCGATGTAACCAATAATGTCATTccacatatatattatatatatatatactttattcaTCTCTCTCTGAAATGATAATCGAtgcttttcttcttcttggtctTCCTTCTACACTAGCTCTTTTTTGATATCTTGTTTGATCAAAGTAATAATGGTAAGTAATTATTAGCAAATTAAGATATGATCATTTGGGTGTTAATTAGTTGTAATTATTTCCCAGGAGAAAACATTGAAAGAGACAGGTGTGGTGGTGACTGTGTATGTGGAGACACAACAACTAAGAAGAAGATtatcatcaaaatcaaaatcaaatggtaacaaatattataacaGGAAAGCTGAGCTCCTCAATTATTCAAGGCAACTCAGAcaatcttcatcatcatcatctccttTCCCTGCAACTCATCTTTcttccaccaccaccaccaacaATAACAGTAATAATAATACCACAAAGGTACGCTAAAACATTATTGTCTTTAGATTGTTTTGATCAAATTGTCAAATGGGTTCtcatgaatttctttaattttaacattaattcaTGTTATTAGTTTCTTCATCACTAAAGATTGCACCTTTATTTGGTCTGTGATGATTCTTCATTTTGCACAAATGGGTTCAATTTGCAGAATGAGATAACACAGATAAGTAGCAAGTCGAAGAAAAGTGGTGGACAGCCTACTTGTTGGGGGAAATGGGGTGATACAGTTTCAAGCTTCTTAAGATCTCTAACCACCACTATCCATTTCAAGAATAGGAAAGAGAGCAAGAAGAGATTcctgtaataataataatgctgttTGACGACtacacaaataaattaaaacagaCCATACCCTGAAAACATAATAAGCTACATCAAACAtgtttattaagaaaattatataaaaatatttcaacaaactTGTAGATTTTTTCATGATTGATAGAGTACATTGATACAGAGATTAAATAAATGACTATACCATTTCTATAGAACCTAAAtctttctatcaaattaatttataccACTCTTCCAGGTTTTCCAAATAAATGGCAGGAACATTGTAGTCCCACAAGATAAATAACAAGAACAAACAGACCTTTCCTTTTATGTTGAAGAACAAATTCAGCTCTTTAGGGACATTTGCTGTCGAGTATATTCCCATAGTGCAATGGCACCGCTGACATGTACATTGAGTGATCTCACAACACCCAACTGCGGTATTTCTATACATTTATCTAGCATATGAATTATGTCCACCGGTATCCCCTCCTTTTCACGCCCAAGAACCAACACCTATTATATCACCACCACCATGAAAACAAAAATCCCTTCAGTTTctctatttttgttttaaatttattacaacAACATAGAGCccatttggaaaaaaaaatacttatcaGCAATACAAGAAAAAGGCTTTTCCACATGGGCCCTATAATCTTCATTACTTCGTCTACGTACCGTTTTTTGGGGGAAAGCATACTTGTCAAGAGATACACTGTTTGCGGTTTGCTCTAAACCCAAGATAGCAAAACCATCTTGCTTCTTTCTCTCTAAGAAAACCTTCAAACTATTAACTGGGACTTCTATCATTGGAACCCACTTCTCAGCTGTCACACTGCATgcaaaacaaaacattttattttttcacaatcatgagataaatttttttttagactaagattttttttttctctggAGGAGTCTAGCACAACATCCCACTGCGATCTCCTCCCACTTCAATCAAGGTGCTATAAGTGGGAAACTGGGAATCAACCCTGTGCGTCTTTGTTCAACACTTGAGTTACTCTAGGGTAGGTCCATTACATGACGATAgtagttgaaaataaaatatgaatcaataattcaacaaaaatatggcaatgtcacCATTGTCAGACCTGATAAGTTGAAACTGCTTGTCTTTCATTATACTTTTGTCAGCAACAACTAAACCAGATGCTTTAAAAACCtgaagaagaaattaaaatatcagAATAAAACCttcacaaaaaaattattagtcaCATCTAAAGTTTTAAGTTGTAAAACTATTAGGACACAAACCTCACATGTTCGTGCTAAGCCAGCAAGGTTTGGAATCCTGTCAAGTAGTGACGCCACAAGAATTAAATGTTGACGACCACCTGTTATCTTCTCTACGGCTGCAGCTTCTGAGTGCAATAACTGATCAAGAAGCTGATCTTCCTTTTCCATTGCTGATTCCAACCCAGTACAAACCAAATGTAATATTGTTATAAGCACAAGTAATGTATTATTTGAAGGAATGGATGAAATAGTATTGAATCTAAATTATTTCTCTGAGGTTTAGGCCATTCTTTATCTCACTTACATTTCCTTAAATAATACATACTCTTACTATTTATAAGCTACTAACCAACTAAGTTACTCTATTAATTACCATACTATCTTTATAATTGCATATTACCCCTACACTAAGACTAATATATCATAATACTACCGTTACAAAAGATCCTATGAAAATCTTAGTAGAGTTGCAACCAATATGTGCAAAGATGCAAACATTGTAATTTCTGATAGTGGAAAAATTGGGATTACCAAAGAGAGGAGCTAAGTAGTCTTTGTTACTGAAGGAATCATTATGATCTGAAACTTCATGCTTCTCATGGTTGGTGGACACAGTAATCTTTCTCTGGAAATTCATTAATATATCATCATGAGCCTGGCTAAGCAATTTCTCTCTGCCTTCATCATCTAACATTCCTGCACTTGGGGGTTCCTTGGTAAGTCTTAGGCTCTCACTCTTGATAGTTTCAGCATCCTTAGCCATTGAAGTTCTAAGGCCTTCTCTTACTTCCTGTGGATCTTAAGTATGAGTCACCCTTTACATCAGAAAGTATCAAAGGAATTATCTAGAATTCTTACATTTAGGAAATTGATTACTTGTTCCATAAGACACATTGGTACACATTCAAACTCACTCTCCTTGAATAGAACAAAAAAGGTCAATAATTAAGATATCCAAAAATATGAATCATAGGTAAAGCTTGAGTATAACACTAACATCGACCCGGTTAGAAAAAATTCCAGCAGGGGTGACAGAGTCCTTTGGATTAAAAGCATCCAGATAGCCTTCCATTGATGTTCGTAAGCTGGAAATAAACCCAGGTcacaaaaacagaaaaaaaaaaaagataggcAGAAATCAACTTAAGGATCCAAATGGATGAACAAACATACCGTGTACAATCAGGGCTCTTTGCTAAGTAGGATTTCAAATCTTCAAAGCACTTTTTTTCTAGAGGCAATATTTCGTAAGTGGAAGAGTCCAGTGAAGGAAGCAACTTCCTAAAAATTTGGTAAACAAGTAACTGCATCAAGAAACAAGGGAAAACATGTTACAGAGCTGCATCAAGGGGTTGGTTGATTTGGATTCGGACTATTATCTTTAATGATTTTaggattaaatatatatatacatatttaataaaatctagGTAATGGGTGTTCTCGAATCATTAGTTCTACAATAAATCAAGGGAGACAACAATTGATCAAAGCTATTTCAAAGTTAAGGGACACCGCAAACTGGATAAATAAGAGAATCATTTCATTAGTTTTGAATGACTACAACTAGAGTACAAGCCTCTATGTATACACTTTACATCCAACATCTAAGGAAATAtgctaatatataaaatataaaatatttctaatttgaaTAGTAAGAATCTGTGACCAATTTTATGCTGAGAATCAATTTTTTAGGGAGAATCCTAGTCTCCCCAATCAAGGCCAAGTTGATACAATTCATTTAACAATAAGGAAGAATATTGTCAAACCTGTGTAAAACCTCTTAGACTGTGGTGATGTGAGGTCAACAATGGGATTATGGGGGGAAGCAATTCTTCCAAGTGCTTTTGCTGAACTTCCGGTGATGCATGCATAATGACATTAGCAGCAATAAATACGTAAGAGGACAGAGCCTGCAGTCCATGTATTATGTTAGTATAGTTATATCAGTGCAGGAATTTGAAGGAATGGCATATCCGAGGTTCTTTGAtcagaaaaggaaaaaaaagacAACTGAGGCTTCATTTAGTCGTATATTTTATACTGGCTACCATGAAAAGTTTGGAAT is drawn from Impatiens glandulifera chromosome 3, dImpGla2.1, whole genome shotgun sequence and contains these coding sequences:
- the LOC124928867 gene encoding uncharacterized protein LOC124928867 translates to MEKTLKETGVVVTVYVETQQLRRRLSSKSKSNGNKYYNRKAELLNYSRQLRQSSSSSSPFPATHLSSTTTTNNNSNNNTTKNEITQISSKSKKSGGQPTCWGKWGDTVSSFLRSLTTTIHFKNRKESKKRFL